Genomic segment of Pseudothermotoga hypogea DSM 11164 = NBRC 106472:
CTGTATATCTTCTTGACGTTCTCGACTCTTATGATCTCCACCACGCGGTCCACCTCACGGTCTGAACATGATGTTGGCGCCGGGCACAGGCATCTGTTGAGTTCTGTTCGTCGTGGTTGTTCTACCGGTCACCAGCACCACTTCGCCTTCTTGAAGGCCACTGACAACCTCGTAAAAGTTGTTCGTTCTCACTCCGACGCTTATCTCCCTCTCCTCCGTGGAACCGTCCGACTTCTTCACGGTGACATAAGCCTTTCCAGAGCTGAACTTCACCGCGTTGATCGGCACGGCCAGAACGTTTTCTTTGCTCATGGTGACGATGTTCACTTCGCACGAAAGTCCAGGTATGATCCTGGTGCTCTGATTCTGTGATCCGCTCTGCAGCTGTCTCTGAGGCATTTGTGCCAAGTTACCTTGAGTTCGAAGCTGTTGCAATCTTTGCTGGAACTGAGTTGGATCGATTCCAGCTTGACTCAGTGTGCTTCTCAACTGTGGAACATCCACGCTCAACAAGTCCAGTTCTATAGGCACGACAACGATGCCCTGAGATGTTTGTGCCTCACTCGAGATGTACGTTACCCTTGCTCCAACTGTGAGGCCTTCTATCGCATCGAAACTGACCGTCGCAACCTGTCCTAAAGCGATCCTCGAATAATCCACCTCGTCCACCGAGGCGGAAACGTAGAGTTTTTCGAGGTTCACGATCCTGGCGATGGTTTTTCCAGAACTTACCAGATCACCTTGCTTGACGTCGATCGAAATCACCACACCATCGATGGGACTGAGCAGTTTGCAGTTCTCAAGGTCTCTTTTGGCCAGTTCGAGCTCGATTTCACGCTGCTGAATCAAGAGTTTCGAACCAGAGTTCTTCGCTGTCTCGTAGTTTTGAAGAGCCTTGATGTAGGCGAGTCTGTACTCTGTATCATCGAGTTCGGCGATCACGTCTCCCGCCTTGACGGTATCACCCTTCGACACGTTCACTTTTTTCACGATACCGGAAACGAGCGATTTGATGTCAGCGTATTCCCTTGCCTGAACGGTCCCGGAGAGCGTTATCGTATCCGTCAGGTTCGTTTTCGAAACAACATATTCGCTCACTTGAACGGTGCTGGTCTGTGCGGTGTTTCTACTACACGCGGCGAAGAACAGAATCACGAACAAAGTCATCACTATCCAACGTGTTCTGCGCACGCTCAAGCACCTCCTGAAAATTCGATCAGGTCGATCCCGAGAATCATCAAAAGGTTCACCTTGTTCATGAGAAGGTCGAACTCACTCTTGAACAACTCGAGTTCAGCTTCCTCAACGTCGAGTGTAGCCGTCTCAAGGTCATGTGCTGAAACGAACTCTTTCTTCTTGCTCAGCCTGTCCAGGTTCATTTTCTTCAGTTCCAAGTCGAGTTCGGCGAGCTGTTTTGAGACCTCGGCAATTCTTATCGATGCGTACGTGTCTTTCACGGCTTTTTCCAGACTTCGCAATTTATCTTCGTAGCTCGCGCGTTGCAGGTTCAACTTGTCTTGAACGCTTTTGTAACTGTACGATCTTTCGCCCCTGTCGATCAAGTTGTAACTGAAGGAAAAGCCGAGTGAGACGGAATAACCATCTTCTTTGAACGTCATCCCTGCGCTCAAAATTGGATTCGGCAACCACGTTTGATAAGCCCTCTCATTCTGTCTTCTGGCGATCTCCAAGGCTATGTAGGAAGCTTGAACGTCGTAGCGTGCCTTGATCGCTTCGATCGCTTCTTGTTCGGTCGGAAGTTTGGACGTCAGTTCGCACAGACGGTTCATCATCTCATCCAACATGGTTTGAGGATAGTCCTTCGAAACACTGAACTTGGCCTGACTGATCTTTTCCAGTTGCAAGACAAGGTTCTGCAGTTGCTTTTGCGTGTTCACGATGTCCTCGAAGGCAACGCCACCGACTTCGTAGACTTTCCTCAGTTCTTCCACCTGATCGTTCAGGAGCTGAAGCCTTCTGGAAGTGATCTGAAGTTTCCTGGTGTAATAAAAACTGTTGAACACGTCGTTCGCCACGTTCACAAAAACGCTGTTCTTCGCCGACAGAAGCTTCCAGCTGACATCGAAGAGGTTCCTCTGGTTTTGCAACTGGTCCAGATCGAAGTTTGAAAACAGACTCCTCGAAACAGAAATGGTCCAACCAGAATCGCTCCATCTGTCGTCTGAAGAAGAATACTTCCAACTGTTGGAGATGGAGAAATTGAACCCCGCGACGTTTGAAAAAGTTATTGAGAACGGCACGTTCACAACGTAAGTCACCGTGCTCTCCGAGATCGAGGTGTTGAAATTGAACTTGTCTAAGGAAACGTAAGGTATGAGTACACTCTTGTCTTTTTGAACCTGAAACACCGCTTCCTCGTAGGAAAGCTTCGCAGAAAGATAGCTTGCATCCGTTCGCAGGTTATTCTGAACCTCGTCAAGAAACGAAGCCAGCGCGAAGACAGGCAACAGCAAAAGCAAAAGCACTCTCCTTAGCATTGTGCATCACTCTCCAAGGATCGTCGATAGGACCTTGGAGAAATCTTGCTCGGTATCGATGTAGACGGCACACACGTTTTTCAAAAGAGACTTCAGCTGTGTCAAGAAAGCTTTTCTCGCATTCAGATGGGAGAGTTTTGCGTTCAGAACGTCTCTCTCCGAAGCCACACCAGCTGCGAAGTTCTTCTGCACGGTCTCGAGTTGGAGTTTTGCAACTTCTATCTTTTCCATCTGCGCTTGTATCGATTTGACAGTATTTTGAATCGTTTGAAGTTGGTTCTCGTAAGATTTTCTCAGCGACTGCAAGTAAGATTGAACATCGGCTTGAGCTTTTTTGAGATTTCTTTCGTAATAATTCTTCGTGTACTGAGACGGATTGACCAGCCCGTCGAGATCCATCTGTGCGATCTGAACGTTCAATCTGGCCATCGCCAGCGTGATAGATTTATCCATCAACTGGTCAACCGTGGGTAGGGAGAAATTCAAATTCAGCTTCGTCGGTTCCTCCACCTTGACGTTCCCACCTATGAGGGTTTCGAAGTCTCGCTTCGCCTGTTCGAAAGACAGCTTCGCAGCATCGAAATCCTTGCTCGCTTCAATCAAAGTGGCACTCGCGTTTTTCAGATCTTGAAGCGTTCCAACACCCTTTTCGTAGAGATCCTTCTTTTCGTTGTAATCGATCTGAGCGATCTGCAAGTTCAGTTGCGCCGTTTCGAGAGCGGATTGAGCTTCCAGCAACGCAAAATACGTGTCGATGAAATCGTTGACGAAACTTTTCAAAGATT
This window contains:
- a CDS encoding TolC family protein, which gives rise to MRRYVVLSLILVLVYSIFAGVPDALESFKNNSPAYLKLTLDRQQAEDDYQKALLEAKNKRQELSAQLSKLKSDNSHRESLKSFVNDFIDTYFALLEAQSALETAQLNLQIAQIDYNEKKDLYEKGVGTLQDLKNASATLIEASKDFDAAKLSFEQAKRDFETLIGGNVKVEEPTKLNLNFSLPTVDQLMDKSITLAMARLNVQIAQMDLDGLVNPSQYTKNYYERNLKKAQADVQSYLQSLRKSYENQLQTIQNTVKSIQAQMEKIEVAKLQLETVQKNFAAGVASERDVLNAKLSHLNARKAFLTQLKSLLKNVCAVYIDTEQDFSKVLSTILGE
- a CDS encoding TolC family protein, whose protein sequence is MLRRVLLLLLLPVFALASFLDEVQNNLRTDASYLSAKLSYEEAVFQVQKDKSVLIPYVSLDKFNFNTSISESTVTYVVNVPFSITFSNVAGFNFSISNSWKYSSSDDRWSDSGWTISVSRSLFSNFDLDQLQNQRNLFDVSWKLLSAKNSVFVNVANDVFNSFYYTRKLQITSRRLQLLNDQVEELRKVYEVGGVAFEDIVNTQKQLQNLVLQLEKISQAKFSVSKDYPQTMLDEMMNRLCELTSKLPTEQEAIEAIKARYDVQASYIALEIARRQNERAYQTWLPNPILSAGMTFKEDGYSVSLGFSFSYNLIDRGERSYSYKSVQDKLNLQRASYEDKLRSLEKAVKDTYASIRIAEVSKQLAELDLELKKMNLDRLSKKKEFVSAHDLETATLDVEEAELELFKSEFDLLMNKVNLLMILGIDLIEFSGGA
- a CDS encoding efflux RND transporter periplasmic adaptor subunit — its product is MRRTRWIVMTLFVILFFAACSRNTAQTSTVQVSEYVVSKTNLTDTITLSGTVQAREYADIKSLVSGIVKKVNVSKGDTVKAGDVIAELDDTEYRLAYIKALQNYETAKNSGSKLLIQQREIELELAKRDLENCKLLSPIDGVVISIDVKQGDLVSSGKTIARIVNLEKLYVSASVDEVDYSRIALGQVATVSFDAIEGLTVGARVTYISSEAQTSQGIVVVPIELDLLSVDVPQLRSTLSQAGIDPTQFQQRLQQLRTQGNLAQMPQRQLQSGSQNQSTRIIPGLSCEVNIVTMSKENVLAVPINAVKFSSGKAYVTVKKSDGSTEEREISVGVRTNNFYEVVSGLQEGEVVLVTGRTTTTNRTQQMPVPGANIMFRP